The Cetobacterium ceti DNA segment TGATAAAGTTGGGTCAGCTTGTACCTCAGAGAATACTCTAAAGTCTACTCCAATTTCCTCTAATACCTTAGTAATATGATCTGTATATCCTAATGCAGCCAATTGCTGGTCTGTAACTATAACTGCTCTTTTCTTTCCTCTTAATTCTTGTAAAGCTATTGGAAGACATCCAAACTTAAAGTATACTTTTTCAGGAATTCTAAACCAAAGCATATTTTCTCTCCTTTTAGCTACAGTTTTAATGTTAATAAGGTGTTTAACTCCTACGTTTTCAGAAACTGCGTTTCCTCCCCATGATCCACATCCTAATGTTAATGATGGAGCAAGTTTAAAGTTAAATACATCTCCAATAGCTCCTTGAGCTGCTGGCATATTAACAAGAGTTCTTCCTGTTTTCATTGTTCTTGCAAATTGTTGAATATGGTCATCTGCTAATAATTCATCTGCATAAATTACTGAAGTATGTCCCATTCCTCCAAGTTCGATTAATCTATCTGCTTTTCTTAAAGATTCTTCAAATGATTTTGTTTTATATAGTGCTAAAACTGGTGATAATTTTTCATGAGAGAATGGTTCCTCTAATTCTACAGATTCAACTTCTCCTATTAAAACTTTTGTATCTTCTGGAACTACAACTCCAGCCATTTGAGCAATTTTATAAGCTGATTGTCCTACTATATCTCCATTTAAATGATCGTCGATTACAATAGTTTTTCTAACCTTATCTAATTCTTCACCTTTTAATACATAAGCTTTTCTATTTATAAATTCTTCTTTTAATTCATCGTAAACTTTATCAGTAGCTATAACCGATTGCTCAGAGGCACAGATTACTCCATTATCAAAAGTTTTTGATAATAAAATTGAGTTTACTGCCATTTTAATATGAGCTGTATCATCTATAATAACTGGAGTATTACCTGCTCCAACCCCTATAGCTGGAGTTCCTGATGAATAAGCTGCCTTAACCATTCCAGGACCACCTGTTGCTAATATTAAGTCTGCTAAATGCATAATTTGATTTGATGCTTCTACTGAAGGTTGCTCTACCCAACTTATAATATCCTGTGGAGCTCCCGCTGCTACTGCTGCATCTAAAACAATTTTTGCTGCTGCAATTGTTGCTTTTTTAGCTCTTGGGTGTGGAGAAAATATAATTCCATTTCTTGTTTTTAAAGCTAATAAAGCTTTAAATATAGCTGTAGATGTTGGGTTTGTTGTAGGAACAATTCCTGCAATAACTCCGATTGGTTCTGCAATTTTTTCAATTCCAAAAGCATCATCCACTTCTAATATTCCACAAGTTTTTACATCTTTATATGAATTATATATATATTCAGAAGCAAAATGATTTTTTATAACTTTATCTTCTACTATTCCCAT contains these protein-coding regions:
- the adhE gene encoding bifunctional acetaldehyde-CoA/alcohol dehydrogenase encodes the protein MSIENIVSKVRKAQKEYSKFTQKQVDKIFKEAALAANNARIELAKMAVEETGMGIVEDKVIKNHFASEYIYNSYKDVKTCGILEVDDAFGIEKIAEPIGVIAGIVPTTNPTSTAIFKALLALKTRNGIIFSPHPRAKKATIAAAKIVLDAAVAAGAPQDIISWVEQPSVEASNQIMHLADLILATGGPGMVKAAYSSGTPAIGVGAGNTPVIIDDTAHIKMAVNSILLSKTFDNGVICASEQSVIATDKVYDELKEEFINRKAYVLKGEELDKVRKTIVIDDHLNGDIVGQSAYKIAQMAGVVVPEDTKVLIGEVESVELEEPFSHEKLSPVLALYKTKSFEESLRKADRLIELGGMGHTSVIYADELLADDHIQQFARTMKTGRTLVNMPAAQGAIGDVFNFKLAPSLTLGCGSWGGNAVSENVGVKHLINIKTVAKRRENMLWFRIPEKVYFKFGCLPIALQELRGKKRAVIVTDQQLAALGYTDHITKVLEEIGVDFRVFSEVQADPTLSIVEKGADLMKNYKPDVILALGGGSAMDAAKIMWVMYEHPEVDFQDLAMTFMDIRKRIVQFPKMGILSEFWAIATSAGTGSEVTPFAVITDDKTGVKYPLADYELTPDVAVVDPQLMMTMPAGLTASSGIDVLTHAMEAYVSIMASDYTNPLALEATRLVFKYLPESVKGGSVAKKAKEKMANASCMAGMAFSNAFLGVCHSMAHKLGAAFHIPHGTANAILLDEVIRFNATDKPFKMAGFAQYKYPNAKERYAKMADFLGYTKGNETPEEKAKILRAKVAELKKEIGIKPTIADYGISEDEFMSKLDKMVEDAFNDQCTGANPRYPLMSELREMYLRAYYGPKKYVEMTSKKEEKPTKKAK